The Burkholderia mayonis DNA window GCACGACGATCGATGCGCCGACGCTCGCGGCGGCGGACAGGCCGAGCGTGAACGGGCTCGCGAGCGGGTTGTTGAGCACGGTCTGCATTTCGGCGCCGGCGAGGCCGAGCGCGGCGCCGACGAGGATCGCCATCAGCGCGTAAGGCAGGCGCACGTTCCACAGGATCACGCACTGTTCGAGCGGCAGGCTGTCGGGGGAGAAGAGCCCGGCGACGATGTCGGCGGGCGCGAACGTCGACGGCCCCGTGGCGACGTCGATCACGACGAGCGTCGTGAGCAGGCCGGCGAGCAGCGCGAGCGCGGCGAGGCGGCGCGCGGCGATCGCACGGTAGCGTGTCCTGAGCGACGTTTGCGAAACGGGCAGCGTATTCATGCGCGTGAATCGGACGGGACAGCGGTGACTGCCGCGATGGGCCCGGCGGCGATGCGCACGGCGAGCGCGGCGCTCGGCAGCACGAGGCTGCCGTGATCTTCGCCGGCGATCACGCGGCATTCGGCGTGCAGGCCGCGCACCGGCTGCACGCTTTGCACGAACTCGCGGGCGGAGCTGACCTGCTTGCGCGCTTGCTGACGCCGCGCACGCTCTGGATCGGGATTCGGCACACCTTCTTCGAGACCGCCTGCGGTGACGAGCAGGTCGACGCGCGTATCGAGCGGCGCGGCGCGTTCGACGAAGCGGTCGCGAAACGGCAGCAGCGCGCGGTCGCCCCACCAGATCGACGGGCTCGCCGCGACGTAGCGCTGGAACAGGTGCGTGCGCGTAAGCAGCGCGTACAGCGTGAGCAGCCCGCCGTACGAATGACCGAACAGCGTCTGGCGGCGCGCGTCGACGGCGAATTGCTGCGCGAGCCACGGCTGGAGGTCGTGCTCGACGAAATCGAGGAAGCGGTCCGCGCCGGTGCGCAGCGTGCCGGCGGCACGGCGCGCATCGGCATCGGTCGCGTCGTCGACCGTGGCGGCCGCATCGACCGCGTGGTTCGGCGCGTTGCCCACGAGCGGCGCGAGCGTGTAGTCGGCGGCGCGCGCTTGCATGTCGTACGACGCGTCGGTCGCATAGCCGAGCGCGACGATCGCGGGTACGTTCGCCGGATCGGCGCCCGGCCGCGCCGCGTGATTGCGCGCGAGCTGCGCGAACAGATGGAACACCGCATTGCCGTCGAGCGCGTACAGCACCGGATGGCCCGCGGGCGGTACGGGCTGCGGCGGCAGCGCGACGAAGATGCGCCGTCGCTGGCCGGCGATCGACACGTCGATCTGACGGCTTCGCGGCGTCTGGACGGCGGGCGCGTCGGTGAGGCCGGGCAGCGTATCGATGCGCCGGACGCCGTGAGCGGCGCTCGCCGGCGCCGCGTGGCAAGGCAGCGGGGACAGCGCGCTGCCGATCCCGGCGAGCAGCAGCGAGCGTCGCGTCGCGGAAGGGGAGCCGGTCATGTCAGCGCGCCTCGCTGATCCAGTATTCGCCGTTCAGCGCGACCGGCTGAAAGCGCGCGTACATCTGCTCGAGCGTGCGGCGCGGATCGAGATCGGCGAACAGCTCGGGATGCAGCCATTTGGCCATCGCCTGCACGGCGACGATGTTGAACGGCGAGTTGTAGAAGTGATGCCAGATCGCATGCGCGCGGCCTTGCCGGATCGCCCGGAGTGGCGCGAGCTGCGGTCGCCGCAGTGATTGCTCGAGCGAGCGCCGAGCGACGTCGGCGGACACGCCCGCGCCGAGCGCGATGCGCTGCGGTGCGCTTTGCAGCGTCTGCGCGGAGCCGATCGCGGTGCCGATGTAGACCGACGGCTGGCGGCTCAGCAGGTATTCGGGATTAAGCATTCCGTGCTCGCCGGGCACGATGCCCTTCGCGACATTGGCGCCGCCGGCGGCATCGAGGAGGCGCCCCATCATGCCCGTCATCGTGTCGCAGCAGTCGGTCGCGAGACCGACGCGGCTTTCGAGAAACACGGTCGGCGCGGCGGGATGCGCGGTCTTCAGCCGCTGCCGGACGACGTCGAGCTGCCGCTGCCACTCGGCATTGAACGCGGCCGCGCGCTCGGACGCGCCGAACACCTGGCCGAGCACCGCGACGCTGCGCGGCGTGTTGCCGAGCGGGTCGTGCCGGAAATCGACGAACACGATCGCGACGCCTGCCGCTTCGAGCCGCGCGAGCGTCTCGCGATCGCGCTCGCCGGGGCCGTGGCCGCCGCCCAGTCCGAAGATCGCGACTTGCGGTCGCAGCGCGAGCGCGCGTTCGTCGCTGAAGCTGCCCGCCTGCGAACGGCCGATCCGCGGCACGTCGTCCAGATGCGGAAACGTGCCGCGCCACTGCGCGTAGCTTGCCGGATCGAGTTGCTCGAAGTCGCCCATCATGCCGACTAGCCGGCGGCTCGGGTCGCCGCGTTCGACGATCGCGAGCGCGGGCAGCAAACGCCCTTCGCCGAGCAGCACGCGCTCGACGTGCGACGGCAGGCGGACGGTGCGGCCCGCGAGATCGGTGACGGTCTGCTGCGCGTGTGCGGAATGGATCAACGCCGCGGTCAACCATGCGCAAAGCAGTGACCAAAATCTGCTTGTGTTTCTCACGCTATTCCCGATACGATATAAATGATAATTATTCTCATTTAATTCTAACCGAGATTACGCCCCTGTAGCCGCGTCCGATGTTTGGCCGAGCAACGGAATGGTTTGCGTGAGCGGCGACGTGCGTCGCCGGGCCGCGGCGTCGAGGGGCGAGCGAAGTGCGGGCGGGGTCGAAGAAATTGAATGCGCGCGTAGAAAACCTGTTTCCTTCCGGTCGCCGCGACCATGCGGCGCATGTCGCCAAGGTCCGCGAAGTACGGCCGGGCCTGCGTGTTCATGCGGACGACGCAATCGACGAGTTCGACGCGGTCATGTCCGGTCAATGCACAGCGGGGCTGCATCTCGTGCTGTTGCTCGAAGGCGAGCTCGACGTGTCGTACGGCGATCGCCGCATCGTGCTGACGACCGCTTGCCGGCCGGACGCACGGCAGGCCCGGCGGCTCGGCCGCAAGCCGCTGGGCGAAATGCGGGCGTTCCTCGTGAACGCGGTCGAGCCGGACACGTTCAGCCGGCGTATCAGCAAGGGCGGCTATGCGCGCCGCTTGAGTCTCGGCATCTCGGGCGAATGGCTGCAGCACCTGCAGACGGCAAGCCGCGCGGCGATGCCCGAGCGGCTCGATTCGCTGCTGTCCGCGCATCTGTCGGTGCGCTTCTGGCAGCCGACGCCGCGCGCGATCGCGCTCGCCGAGCAGATCGTGCGGCCGCCCGCATATCAGCCGATGCTCCAGGCGATCTACCTCGAAAGCCGCGTGCTCGATCTGCTCGCCGAAGCGCTCGCGCCGCTGCAAGCCGACCAGCATTTGCCCGCGGCGGGCGCGGCGTCGGACGCGGCGAGCCTCGGCTCGCGCGGCTATCGCCGGATGGCCGATTTGCGCGCGTTCCTCGGCAGCGAGGCCGCGCAACAATTGTCGCTCGACGACATCGCGCGCCAGGTGGGGATGAACGCGAACGCGATGCAGCGCCAGTTCCGCAGCGTCTATGGCACGACGATCTTCGACTTCCTGCGCGAAAGCAGCTTGCAGCGCGCGCGCCTCGCGCTCGAGCGCGACGCGATCAGCGTCAAGCAGGCGGCGGCGCTCGCGGGCTACACGAGCGCGGCGAACTTCGCGACCGCGTACAAGCGGCGCTTCGGTGTGACGCCGAAGCTCGCGCGCCGCAGCGGCCAGCACTGAGCACGGAGCGTCGCGCGCGGCGTCGAGCACGACGTCGCGTTGCGCAAACAATTTCGTACCTTTCACAAATCTATCAACGCCTTTCGTCATTGATAATGGAAATGAGAATCAATTCCATTTGTCGAGCTAGAAAGTCGTTATGTCGAGTCACGTTCCAGGCTTTGCGATAAAGCCGGCGGTCGCCGCCGGTCTATACATGATGGGGGCGTCCGTCGGATGGGCGCAGCAGGCTGCCGAGCCCGCGCCCGTCGAGGATGCCGCCGCGCTGAAGGCGATCGTCGTGACCGCCAGCCAGCGCGAGCAGGCGATCAAGGAGGCGCCCGCGAGCATCTCCGTCATCACCCGCGACGAGATCGAGGCGAAGCCGTACACGTCGTTCGCCGACATCGTCGGCAAGGTCGAGGGCGTGAGCGTCGTCGGCGCGTCGCCGAACGATCAGGACATCTCGATTCGCGGGATGCCCGGCGAATACACGCTGATCCTCGTCGACGGCCGCCGCCAGACCACCCGCGAGACGATGAACCGCGGCACGGGTGGTGTGCAGAGCAACCTGCTGCCGCCGCTCTCCGCGATCGAGCGGATCGAGGTCGTGCGCGGGCCGATGTCGTCGCTGTACGG harbors:
- a CDS encoding ABC transporter substrate-binding protein, yielding MIHSAHAQQTVTDLAGRTVRLPSHVERVLLGEGRLLPALAIVERGDPSRRLVGMMGDFEQLDPASYAQWRGTFPHLDDVPRIGRSQAGSFSDERALALRPQVAIFGLGGGHGPGERDRETLARLEAAGVAIVFVDFRHDPLGNTPRSVAVLGQVFGASERAAAFNAEWQRQLDVVRQRLKTAHPAAPTVFLESRVGLATDCCDTMTGMMGRLLDAAGGANVAKGIVPGEHGMLNPEYLLSRQPSVYIGTAIGSAQTLQSAPQRIALGAGVSADVARRSLEQSLRRPQLAPLRAIRQGRAHAIWHHFYNSPFNIVAVQAMAKWLHPELFADLDPRRTLEQMYARFQPVALNGEYWISEAR
- a CDS encoding helix-turn-helix transcriptional regulator translates to MSGQCTAGLHLVLLLEGELDVSYGDRRIVLTTACRPDARQARRLGRKPLGEMRAFLVNAVEPDTFSRRISKGGYARRLSLGISGEWLQHLQTASRAAMPERLDSLLSAHLSVRFWQPTPRAIALAEQIVRPPAYQPMLQAIYLESRVLDLLAEALAPLQADQHLPAAGAASDAASLGSRGYRRMADLRAFLGSEAAQQLSLDDIARQVGMNANAMQRQFRSVYGTTIFDFLRESSLQRARLALERDAISVKQAAALAGYTSAANFATAYKRRFGVTPKLARRSGQH
- a CDS encoding alpha/beta hydrolase → MTGSPSATRRSLLLAGIGSALSPLPCHAAPASAAHGVRRIDTLPGLTDAPAVQTPRSRQIDVSIAGQRRRIFVALPPQPVPPAGHPVLYALDGNAVFHLFAQLARNHAARPGADPANVPAIVALGYATDASYDMQARAADYTLAPLVGNAPNHAVDAAATVDDATDADARRAAGTLRTGADRFLDFVEHDLQPWLAQQFAVDARRQTLFGHSYGGLLTLYALLTRTHLFQRYVAASPSIWWGDRALLPFRDRFVERAAPLDTRVDLLVTAGGLEEGVPNPDPERARRQQARKQVSSAREFVQSVQPVRGLHAECRVIAGEDHGSLVLPSAALAVRIAAGPIAAVTAVPSDSRA